One window from the genome of Prosthecobacter vanneervenii encodes:
- a CDS encoding SAM-dependent methyltransferase — protein sequence MPESPPQDTTPALQPWLARIPEIFEGIAEEVLLGIGAASNTRLGQDYYLIKTTAPAAIRQSETGKFVRWNLPMEHTWPCNPQKMEGFIEKAAQTLLRKFGERRPQGIFIGTLHPTSPDKYYRSLASNLRGRVLQLFPKLPADTVEEQNPEAETLFCLVGKEGLFCGMQSPRACNGLYPGGSKYIDQDAPDTISRAGAKIAEALHYLLLYRPPLKEGSHWIELGACPGGMTSELLARNFRVTAIDRAPLDKRLNGRPGLRFFLEDVAAFQPKAGTSYDALLCDMNGPPEESIEQVIRLSRFLKTGGLVVFTLKVPRIDNVEEPNELFRLIVSMATAAGLRLFAQTHLTYNRHEFTLLLERE from the coding sequence ATGCCAGAAAGTCCCCCGCAAGACACCACCCCAGCCCTCCAGCCCTGGCTGGCGCGAATCCCTGAAATTTTCGAAGGAATCGCTGAGGAGGTCTTGCTCGGGATCGGCGCTGCATCCAACACACGCCTGGGGCAGGATTATTATCTCATCAAGACCACCGCACCTGCCGCCATCCGGCAGTCCGAGACAGGTAAATTTGTCCGCTGGAACCTGCCCATGGAGCACACCTGGCCCTGCAATCCGCAGAAAATGGAGGGCTTCATTGAGAAAGCTGCACAGACACTGCTGAGAAAATTTGGAGAGCGCCGCCCGCAGGGCATCTTCATCGGCACGCTGCATCCCACCTCTCCGGACAAGTATTACCGCAGCCTGGCGTCCAACCTGCGCGGCCGCGTGCTGCAGCTTTTTCCCAAACTGCCTGCTGACACGGTGGAGGAGCAGAATCCGGAAGCGGAGACCCTTTTCTGCCTGGTTGGGAAAGAGGGCCTCTTCTGTGGCATGCAGAGCCCGCGTGCCTGCAACGGACTCTACCCAGGTGGCAGCAAATACATCGACCAGGATGCACCGGACACCATCAGCCGAGCCGGAGCCAAGATCGCCGAAGCGCTGCACTATCTGCTGCTCTACCGCCCGCCGCTCAAAGAGGGCAGCCACTGGATCGAGCTGGGGGCCTGCCCCGGCGGCATGACCTCCGAGCTGCTGGCCCGAAACTTTCGAGTCACAGCCATTGACCGCGCTCCGCTGGACAAGCGCCTCAACGGGCGTCCAGGCCTGCGATTTTTTCTGGAGGACGTGGCAGCCTTCCAGCCCAAGGCAGGCACCTCCTATGACGCCCTGCTCTGCGACATGAACGGCCCGCCTGAGGAATCCATCGAGCAGGTCATCCGCCTCTCACGTTTCCTCAAAACGGGCGGTCTGGTCGTTTTTACGCTCAAAGTGCCACGCATCGATAACGTGGAGGAGCCCAACGAGCTCTTCCGGCTCATCGTCTCCATGGCCACGGCGGCGGGTCTGCGGCTCTTTGCCCAGACACACCTGACCTACAACCGGCACGAGTTCACTCTTCTTCTGGAGCGGGAATAG
- a CDS encoding response regulator transcription factor, with amino-acid sequence MKATTSQQEKQQRILIVDDHPIFRKGIVMLLEHEDDIVICGEAETAAEALRLVEHHDFDLVISDISLEETNGIELVKSLKALRPHLPVLVLSMHDESLYAERALRAGARGYLMKQAPPDQVVAAIRQVLRGELYLSAAANLLMLNSFVSGKDHGSKSMVEKLSDRELEIFELLGKGRGTSMIAHDLRLSVKTVEAHRSHIKAKLGISTAPELVRAAVEWVTRQQAR; translated from the coding sequence ATGAAAGCCACCACCTCCCAGCAGGAAAAGCAGCAGCGCATCCTCATTGTGGATGATCATCCCATTTTCAGAAAGGGCATCGTCATGCTGCTGGAGCACGAGGATGACATCGTGATCTGCGGTGAAGCGGAGACCGCCGCAGAGGCTCTCCGGCTGGTGGAGCACCACGACTTTGACCTCGTGATCTCTGACATCTCCCTGGAGGAAACCAACGGCATCGAGCTGGTAAAGTCTCTCAAGGCGCTCAGACCTCACCTGCCGGTATTGGTGCTCTCCATGCACGATGAATCTCTCTACGCCGAGCGCGCGCTGCGTGCCGGGGCACGCGGCTACCTCATGAAACAGGCGCCGCCAGATCAAGTGGTGGCCGCCATCCGGCAGGTGCTGCGAGGAGAGCTGTACCTCAGCGCTGCTGCCAATCTCCTGATGCTGAACAGCTTTGTCTCAGGCAAGGATCATGGCTCCAAAAGCATGGTGGAAAAGCTCAGCGACCGTGAGCTGGAAATCTTTGAGCTCCTCGGCAAAGGGCGCGGCACCAGCATGATCGCGCATGATCTGCGGCTGAGCGTCAAAACCGTGGAGGCCCACCGCTCTCACATCAAGGCCAAGCTCGGCATCAGCACAGCTCCGGAGCTGGTGCGCGCCGCCGTCGAGTGGGTTACGCGCCAGCAGGCGCGCTGA
- a CDS encoding sensor histidine kinase: MDHAPVLAWVSNTQQQCVWFNKCWLAFTGHSLEHEMLCGWEDRVHPEDLARCHRIRQISHARHVPYAMAYRRRRHDGVYRWLLSKATPYFDTADHFAGFIGICTDITDWKLAEAAAHDKETQLKLIADNTPAMLVQCSRDLRYTFANRAYASMLGLEPEQITGRHIKDVLGLEAFEIIRPKINQVLRGRRIEYEDLVPYPHSGRRTVHVVYVPERDAAGRVTGWLGSITDITDRRLIEDELQRERAFLRQVIDATPSLVFVKDQDGRFLLGNAALALSCGTTVEKIIGRTDADFRRTPEQIAHFQAIDHEVMAGGKARRISEEEITQADGQVRWFSTSKVPLFNDAGMCDKILGVATDITELRQTQKELEQRVAERTAELVAANEKLTLQMEERTRLENALLEITEQEQRRLGQDLHDGLCQSLTGLAFMSRSLTKKLEAQGLEGHAAEAARLAELIHQSVEESRDIAKGLHPVVMDSEGLVSALHELAARSSSIIPCRLRCEQKVPITDNGVALHLYRIAQEAVTNALKHSAANSITVSLRMRQNVLSLSVADDGCGLPGSDFSTKGMGVRLMKYRADVIGADFAIGPRKNHGTRMTCVLKMAASGPLQQQPSSSSSLG, translated from the coding sequence ATGGATCATGCCCCAGTGCTGGCCTGGGTGAGCAACACTCAGCAGCAGTGCGTCTGGTTTAACAAATGCTGGCTCGCTTTCACCGGGCACAGCCTTGAGCACGAGATGCTCTGCGGCTGGGAGGACCGGGTGCATCCGGAGGATCTGGCTCGCTGCCACAGGATCCGCCAGATCTCCCACGCCAGGCACGTGCCCTATGCCATGGCATACCGCAGGCGCCGCCATGATGGCGTATACCGCTGGCTGCTCAGCAAAGCCACCCCCTACTTCGACACCGCAGACCACTTTGCAGGCTTCATCGGCATCTGCACGGACATCACCGACTGGAAGCTGGCCGAAGCAGCGGCCCATGACAAAGAGACCCAGCTCAAGCTCATCGCGGACAACACCCCCGCCATGCTGGTGCAGTGCAGCAGGGACCTGCGCTATACATTCGCAAACCGGGCCTATGCCAGCATGCTGGGACTGGAGCCGGAGCAAATCACAGGCAGGCACATCAAGGACGTGCTCGGCCTGGAGGCGTTTGAAATCATCCGCCCAAAGATCAACCAGGTGCTGCGCGGCCGCCGCATCGAATACGAGGACTTGGTGCCCTACCCGCACTCAGGCCGGCGCACAGTGCATGTGGTCTATGTTCCCGAGCGAGACGCCGCAGGCCGCGTCACCGGCTGGCTGGGCTCCATCACCGACATCACCGACCGCCGCTTGATCGAAGACGAACTGCAGCGGGAGCGCGCTTTCCTGCGCCAGGTGATTGATGCCACCCCCAGCCTGGTCTTTGTCAAAGATCAGGACGGACGCTTCCTGCTGGGTAATGCCGCACTGGCCTTAAGCTGCGGCACCACGGTGGAAAAAATCATCGGCAGGACAGACGCCGACTTCCGCCGCACGCCGGAGCAGATTGCACATTTTCAAGCGATCGACCACGAGGTCATGGCGGGTGGCAAGGCACGGCGCATCTCCGAGGAGGAGATCACCCAGGCAGACGGCCAGGTGCGCTGGTTTAGCACGAGCAAGGTGCCGTTGTTCAATGATGCTGGCATGTGCGACAAGATTCTCGGTGTGGCCACAGACATCACTGAACTGCGACAGACGCAGAAGGAGCTGGAGCAGCGCGTGGCAGAGCGTACTGCGGAGCTGGTGGCCGCCAATGAAAAGCTCACGTTACAGATGGAGGAGCGCACCCGGCTGGAAAATGCCCTGCTTGAAATCACCGAGCAGGAGCAGCGCCGCCTGGGCCAGGATCTGCATGACGGCCTCTGCCAGTCGCTCACCGGGCTTGCCTTCATGTCGCGCTCACTGACAAAGAAGCTGGAGGCACAAGGCCTCGAAGGACACGCCGCAGAGGCAGCACGGCTGGCCGAACTGATCCACCAGTCCGTGGAGGAGTCCCGAGACATCGCCAAAGGGCTGCACCCTGTGGTCATGGATTCCGAGGGCCTCGTCTCTGCGCTGCATGAACTGGCGGCGCGCAGCAGCAGCATCATCCCCTGCCGGCTGCGCTGCGAGCAGAAAGTGCCCATCACTGACAATGGTGTGGCGCTGCATCTCTACCGCATTGCGCAGGAGGCGGTGACCAATGCGCTCAAGCACTCTGCGGCAAACTCCATCACCGTGAGCCTGCGCATGCGGCAAAATGTTCTCTCCCTCAGCGTGGCGGATGATGGCTGCGGCCTGCCCGGATCGGATTTTTCCACCAAGGGAATGGGCGTCAGGCTGATGAAGTACCGCGCGGATGTGATCGGAGCGGACTTCGCCATCGGGCCACGCAAAAATCACGGCACGCGCATGACCTGTGTGCTAAAAATGGCTGCCTCAGGACCGTTACAGCAGCAGCCATCCTCCAGCAGCAGTCTCGGATGA
- a CDS encoding DUF2934 domain-containing protein, with translation MNATVFSSPCETFSYGSHPSDKEIALLAFKNWKKEGSTHLRPEHWIKAERELMAVYASRSDDTASEESGHLDEFWEREMEAIAFRSTDSEIALTTGGWV, from the coding sequence ATGAATGCTACAGTGTTCTCATCACCATGCGAGACGTTCAGCTACGGCTCGCACCCTTCGGACAAGGAAATAGCTCTTCTTGCCTTCAAAAATTGGAAAAAAGAGGGCAGCACGCACCTGCGGCCGGAACACTGGATCAAGGCCGAGAGAGAGCTCATGGCTGTTTATGCGTCCCGTAGCGATGACACCGCCAGCGAAGAGTCGGGCCACCTCGATGAATTTTGGGAACGCGAGATGGAGGCCATAGCCTTCCGCTCCACGGACAGCGAAATCGCGCTCACAACAGGAGGCTGGGTATGA